The following coding sequences lie in one Carassius gibelio isolate Cgi1373 ecotype wild population from Czech Republic chromosome A17, carGib1.2-hapl.c, whole genome shotgun sequence genomic window:
- the LOC128031534 gene encoding G-protein coupled receptor 135-like has translation MDFPGISNTTVDNMSGSGFILEIVSIKPVVNSLSTQASNYTAAGEVHRDTPVRSSEGNSVLQGIAVAAQALLLLAIFLLSSLGNSAVVVVIIKHRQLRTVTNAFIMSLSLSDFLTAVLCLPFSFMMLFSKDGKWMFGEPFCIANGFFNTCFGIISTLTMTLISFDRYYAIVRQPQAKIGRRRAIQLLAAVWFCAVVFSFPWYLLRETSGRLVVHKQGFYHCMYVFHSGTSRMGTEYSVALIVVCYLLPFALMCFCHYNICKTVRLSEIRVRPVTTYAHLLRFYSEMRTATTVLIMIVFSIFCWGPYCLMGIITALGSYSFNPAMDTVAIWMAWANGAINPLIYAIRNPNISMLLGRSREEGYRTRNIAAYLSTQTQRRDAVRDRADRIRDRYVSRHGANSRLSSSSPANGGDVAMWACKNPAVFFCRDAHPDTITELAVPKVETADTSL, from the coding sequence ATGGATTTCCCCGGCATCAGCAACACGACCGTGGACAACATGTCAGGTTCGGGCTTCATTTTAGAGATTGTGTCCATCAAACCCGTTGTAAACAGCCTGAGCACTCAGGCCAGCAACTATACAGCCGCGGGCGAGGTGCACCGCGACACCCCGGTGAGGAGCTCGGAGGGGAACTCGGTCCTCCAGGGCATCGCGGTGGCCGCGCAGGCGCTGCTGCTCCTGGCCATCTTCTTACTGTCCAGTCTGGGGAATTCAGCGGTCGTGGTGGTTATAATCAAACACCGGCAGTTGAGAACCGTGACTAACGCGTTCATCATGTCCCTCTCGCTCTCGGATTTCCTCACGGCCGTTCTTTGTTTACCCTTCTCCTTCATGATGCTCTTCAGCAAGGATGGCAAGTGGATGTTCGGTGAGCCCTTCTGTATCGCCAACGGCTTCTTCAACACCTGCTTCGGCATCATCTCCACCTTGACCATGACGCTCATCTCATTCGACCGCTACTATGCTATCGTCAGGCAGCCGCAAGCCAAAATCGGTCGGAGGAGAGCGATCCAGCTCCTGGCGGCCGTTTGGTTCTGCGCGGTGGTCTTCTCGTTTCCTTGGTACCTGCTTAGGGAGACCTCCGGGCGCTTGGTGGTGCACAAACAGGGGTTTTACCATTGCATGTACGTGTTCCACTCTGGCACCTCCAGGATGGGTACGGAATACAGTGTAGCTTTAATAGTAGTGTGCTATCTGCTTCCCTTCGCCCTCATGTGCTTCTGCCACTACAACATCTGCAAAACCGTCCGGCTGTCGGAGATCAGGGTGCGGCCTGTGACCACTTACGCGCACCTGTTGCGCTTCTACAGCGAGATGCGCACCGCCACCACCGTGCTCATCATGATCGTGTTCAGCATCTTCTGCTGGGGGCCCTACTGCCTGATGGGCATCATCACCGCGCTCGGGAGCTACTCTTTCAATCCTGCTATGGATACTGTGGCCATCTGGATGGCGTGGGCTAACGGTGCCATCAACCCGTTGATTTATGCCATAAGGAACCCGAATATATCCATGCTGCTGGGTCGGAGCAGAGAGGAGGGATACAGGACTAGAAACATAGCCGCGTACCTGTCCACGCAGACGCAGCGCAGGGACGCGGTCCGGGACCGAGCGGACCGGATTCGGGATCGGTACGTGAGCCGACACGGCGCAAACAGCCGTCTATCTTCCTCAAGCCCGGCAAACGGCGGAGATGTGGCTATGTGGGCCTGTAAAAACCCGGCGGTGTTCTTCTGTAGAGATGCGCATCCGGACACGATCACTGAACTGGCGGTGCCCAAAGTTGAGACTGCTGACACCAGTTTGTAA